A stretch of the Chlorobiota bacterium genome encodes the following:
- a CDS encoding DUF2127 domain-containing protein: MKNLDTKVKHDKGLVYIAIWKFIKGIFLLVFGISSLFYIKLNYIENIVLNIQEELMIEHLSYIKWILNKVLTFLEKGNLQTTGVLAIVYSIVLITEGIGVYLQKKWAEYLIIISTSSLIPFEFYHLVLNPTLIKVTIIVINVLVVIYLYKILKKNTES; the protein is encoded by the coding sequence ATGAAAAATTTAGATACAAAAGTTAAACATGATAAAGGATTGGTATATATTGCAATTTGGAAATTTATTAAAGGAATTTTTCTTCTTGTATTTGGGATATCATCTCTTTTTTACATCAAACTAAATTACATTGAAAATATAGTATTGAATATTCAAGAAGAATTGATGATTGAACATCTAAGCTATATAAAATGGATCTTAAACAAAGTACTTACCTTTTTAGAAAAGGGAAATTTACAAACTACTGGGGTTTTAGCAATAGTTTATTCAATTGTTTTAATAACAGAAGGGATTGGAGTTTATCTTCAGAAAAAATGGGCGGAATATCTTATAATAATTTCTACTTCGAGTTTGATTCCTTTTGAGTTTTATCATCTAGTTTTAAATCCAACATTAATAAAAGTTACTATAATTGTAATAAATGTATTAGTTGTAATATATTTGTATAAAATACTTAAAAAGAATACAGAAAGTTGA
- a CDS encoding PLP-dependent transferase: MQGFSTRAIHASQEAEEITGSVNVPIFQTSTYKQEGIGKHKGFEYARTQNPTRFAFEGCMASLEQGTNGFAFGSGLAAIDAVMKLVKPGDRVIAGDDMYGGTFRLFDKVLKPLGYEFVYVDMRDPENVKNAITSNTKMIYAETPTNPMMRLCDLSAIGIVAKDSDCIFVVDNTFMSPYLQNPLLLGASISLHSSTKYIGGHSDVVGGVVVTNDAIISEKLKFIQNACGAIPGPQDCFLALRSLKTLAIRMEKHCENAIKISKHLSLKKEFQNIHYPGLESFPQFELAKKQMKNFGGMISVDLGSFELANKLCSNVKIFTFAESLGGVESLLCHPVSMTHGSVPKETRDKLGITDGLVRFSIGIENVEDLINDIEQAIS, from the coding sequence ATGCAAGGCTTTTCAACTAGAGCAATACATGCTTCTCAAGAGGCTGAAGAAATAACTGGATCAGTAAATGTACCAATTTTTCAAACATCTACTTACAAACAAGAAGGTATAGGTAAGCATAAAGGCTTTGAATATGCTCGAACCCAAAATCCTACAAGATTCGCATTTGAAGGTTGTATGGCAAGTTTAGAACAAGGTACAAATGGTTTTGCTTTTGGTAGTGGCTTGGCTGCAATTGACGCTGTAATGAAGCTTGTAAAACCAGGTGATAGAGTTATTGCTGGTGATGATATGTATGGTGGTACTTTTAGATTGTTTGATAAAGTACTAAAGCCATTAGGTTATGAATTCGTTTATGTTGATATGAGAGATCCCGAAAATGTTAAGAATGCAATTACTAGTAACACTAAGATGATTTATGCCGAAACTCCAACAAACCCAATGATGAGGCTTTGTGACTTATCTGCAATTGGAATTGTTGCTAAAGATTCAGATTGTATTTTTGTTGTTGATAATACTTTTATGAGTCCGTATTTACAAAATCCTTTATTACTTGGTGCTTCAATTTCACTTCATTCATCTACAAAATATATTGGTGGACATAGTGATGTTGTTGGTGGAGTTGTTGTTACTAATGATGCAATTATTTCAGAAAAATTAAAATTCATTCAAAATGCATGTGGGGCAATTCCAGGTCCACAAGATTGCTTCTTAGCATTAAGGTCATTAAAAACTTTAGCTATTAGAATGGAAAAGCACTGTGAAAATGCTATAAAAATCTCTAAACATTTATCATTAAAAAAAGAATTTCAAAATATACATTATCCTGGTTTAGAATCATTCCCTCAATTTGAATTGGCTAAAAAACAAATGAAGAATTTTGGAGGTATGATTTCAGTTGATTTAGGATCTTTTGAGTTAGCAAACAAACTATGTTCTAACGTCAAAATATTCACATTTGCAGAGTCATTAGGAGGAGTTGAGTCTTTACTTTGCCATCCAGTTTCCATGACACATGGCTCGGTACCAAAAGAGACAAGAGATAAATTAGGAATTACTGATGGATTAGTAAGATTTTCTATAGGAATTGAAAATGTAGAAGACTTGATAAATGATATTGAGCAAGCAATTTCATAA